DNA from Brassica napus cultivar Da-Ae chromosome C4, Da-Ae, whole genome shotgun sequence:
ATTTCTTGTGTTCTTTTTTGGTCTAAATTTTTTGTGTTCTTCCTACTGAACAAATTGCCATCCCAAAAAAGATCAATAGTAATAAAAAACTTCATTCAACAAGCTGCAGAGGAATTAGTACAAGGGTTGAAGAAGTGAGGCTTTGACGAGATGGAGAAAGCTCCCTTCGACGTACCTCCATCCACAACCACCGTGGTAGCCACGCTGCTGCCGCCTCCGACACCTTCTCCTCCGCTATCGCCGCCGCTTCTGCCACCGATTCTTTCACATGAAGGACACATCGTGAGAGTAGATGCAGGCATGTGCATGTAAAAGGGCTGATGAGTcaattttagggttttgagttcTTGAATCTCTTTCTGAAGTCTTATGTTCTCATCTGTTAATGTTTCACAACATTTCTTCAAAAACTCACAATCTACTTCTGTTTGCTTTAGCTTTGTTCTGttcaaatttaattaaataaagaaaagtattcaataaaaagaaataatgttCCCTACAATCTTTTTTGGATAACTATAATAGAATATAACTTACCTGGCTCTTCTATTTTGGAACCATACTTCAACTTGTCTAGGCCTAAGATTCAGCTGTCTTGCCAGATCTTGTTTTTGCTtctgtacaaaaaaaaaatgaatacgATTATTTAAGGattataaaaagtatttataaacGTATTAAAGGATTAGAGTTAATAATTACGGGATTAAGGGTGCTATGGTGCTTGAAGCTTTCCTCAAGAAGAGCAGATTGCTCTTTGGTAAGCCTAAGTTTTTTTCTAGCACTAAcaccttcttcatcttcatggTAGTCACTTATAAGTCTCTCCGTCTTCTCCTCCTCCCCCTCCTCCTGCGACTCTTCgccgccgtctctctctctcttcactaCTCTTCCGGTTGAGAAAGAAGAGACTCCGCTGTGAGATGAAGTCTGACGGCAGAGCAGGTCAGCTCCGGCGACCACCATCATTGATGGATCGCCGGAGAGGCTTAGAGTCAACGACGGGTCGGACTTGTAGCCGGAGGAACGTTTGATGGTATTATTGTAATTGTTTGAAGTTGGTGAGAGACCTAATCCAAGAACAAGACCTGTGTTGCATGAATCATCGAAACCCATCTGGAACAAATCTTATGGAATATATGATTTTACGGATGTTCGAGATTTCGAGAGGTGAGACTTAAGGAGAACTTTTTTGATGAAGTTTAGAAGATAATGGGAGGAGATGATGCCAAGAGGCTTCttaagaaggagaagagaagtatttttttagtttattttatttttataatttgatgaGTGGGTGttctaataattattaatcAAAGGGATGAAtgtgttataagataaactttgaaatgatcctccactcttttaccaactcaagcactatgatcatctactcatcaagcactatgatcatctactcatcaagcactatgatcacccactcatttaccaaatcaagcaccatctttgatattttatgtattgttgctcactataaataccatcactcatctcactcttttgtacataattacatcttcttcttcttccttataataaactctttctctcatattaagtgttatttgcttcctacgggtattgaattctactcttatttaaatttcccgatactataaattataagttatttcataacacgttatcagcacgatcactctgcgatttggtaaaatttatttgtatcatttataccctgttataatggtcggtataccgcctctactattatttatatcatgttataatggccggaataccgcctatattatttactagtaatttaatttatttattggtcggccgagccgccttatatcctgtttattatttattggtcggccgagccgccttatatcctgtttattatttattggtcggccgagccgccttatatcctgtttattatttattggtcggctgagccgccttatattctgtttatt
Protein-coding regions in this window:
- the LOC106392121 gene encoding homeobox-leucine zipper protein HAT9; amino-acid sequence: MGFDDSCNTGLVLGLGLSPTSNNYNNTIKRSSGYKSDPSLTLSLSGDPSMMVVAGADLLCRQTSSHSGVSSFSTGRVVKRERDGGEESQEEGEEEKTERLISDYHEDEEGVSARKKLRLTKEQSALLEESFKHHSTLNPKQKQDLARQLNLRPRQVEVWFQNRRARTKLKQTEVDCEFLKKCCETLTDENIRLQKEIQELKTLKLTHQPFYMHMPASTLTMCPSCERIGGRSGGDSGGEGVGGGSSVATTVVVDGGTSKGAFSISSKPHFFNPCTNSSAAC